A genomic stretch from Setaria viridis chromosome 1, Setaria_viridis_v4.0, whole genome shotgun sequence includes:
- the LOC117856091 gene encoding uncharacterized protein: MVGPFKTAPGGYTHIFVAVDKFTNSIEVEAITSIEPAKATQFVEEVTHRFGVPNRIITDVGKQFTGSEFWYQDNLIDVYYSLVACPRCNGQAERANGIVLQSLKSCIFDDASKYATKWLHELPHVV, from the coding sequence atggtcggacccttcaagaccgCTCCAGGCGGCTACACGCACATCTTcgtggcagttgacaaattcaccaattCGATTGAGGTCGAGGCTATCACCAGCATTGAGCCGGCTAAAGCCACTCAATTCGTGGAGGAAGTTACACACCGTTTTGGAGTGCCgaacaggatcatcaccgacgTTGGCAAGCAATTCACAGGCTCCGAGTTTTGGTAccaagacaacctcatcgatgtgtactactccttaGTAGCGTGCCCACGCTGCAATGGTCAAGCTGAACGCGCGAACGGGATagtcctccagtccctcaagtcatGCATCTTCGACGATGCatccaagtatgccaccaagtggctacacGAGCTACCCCATGTCGTCTAG
- the LOC140221688 gene encoding uncharacterized protein: protein MVKQSNKNDIMKLTSMVAALSYFINKLGEKCLPFFKLLKKGDTFEWDDKASKAHEELKAFLTTPPITMAPADQETLYVCISTIMHVVSTVLVVESQEPDHTHMVQRLVYYVSGVLRDYKIRYS, encoded by the coding sequence ATGGTGAAACAATCTAACAAGAATGACATCATGAAGCTTACTAGCATGGTGGCGGCCCTTAGCTACTTCATCAACAAACTTGGAGAAAAATGTctccccttcttcaagctcctcaaAAAGGGTGACACGTTCGAGTGGGACGACAAGGCCAGCAAGGCACACGAAGAGCTCAAGGCTTTCCTCACTACTCCTCCCATCACGATGGCCCCGGCCGACCAAGAAACGCTGTACGTCTGCATCTCTACAATAATGCATGTTGTCAGCACTGTGCTAGTTGTGGAGAGCCAAGAGCCCGACCATACACACATGGTGCAGCGACTGGTGTACTACGTCAGCGGGGTCCTCAGGGACTATAAGATCCGCTACTCATAG